One Thalassophryne amazonica chromosome 10, fThaAma1.1, whole genome shotgun sequence genomic region harbors:
- the LOC117518741 gene encoding uncharacterized protein LOC117518741, translating into MMADAACMEDTLAEEEREFENMITLIGGKERILLVSNAGKSEEEGGDEAGVLQEFISDVFHGSVSARHGPCPSNPEETPRGKPVCCESTSVKCDKETMRTDPERKHGEVEMQQAQPPRNGNGRRTAARSANTYNQKRTINSALIVFIFTQTFLSKHFNKVCLKEILKDVIARVKRGSSARWPALIGLIRTRVESAETRQCAQLLERLIRSVFSKNSPETVWVGTFIPKTEDTVLSVKKNACNVVLSSQTADNAINRGSLLSWPFRCLFWTQRRGARNEANSNSNVRQKDDTGSSEEGIPLKTSHSCAAAIVNEDSGEKDG; encoded by the exons ATGATGGCAGACGCGGCGTGCATGGAGGACACGCTGGCCGAGGAAGAGAGGGAATTTGAGAATATGATCACGCTGATCGGAGGTAAAGAGAGGATCCTTTTGGTGAGCAATGCTGGCAAAAGTGAGGAAGAAGGTGGTGATGAAGCCGGAGTACTGCAAGAGTTCATCAGCGACGTGTTTCACGGCAGCGTCAGCGCGCGCCACGGTCCCTGTCCTTCAAATCCCGAGGAGACGCCGAGAGGAAAACCGGTTTGTTGCGAGTCCACATCTGTTAAATGTGACAAGGAAACGATGAGAACCGATCCGGAGAGAAAGCACGGGGAGGTGGAGATGCAACAAGCGCAGCCGCCGCGTAATGGGAACGGACGCAGAACCGCCGCGAGGAGCGCAAATACTTATAACCAAAAGCGAACGATAAACTCTGCTCTCATCGTCTTTATCTTCACACAGACATTTCTCAGCAAACACTTCAACAAGGTGTGCTTGAAAGAAATCTTGAAAGACGTCATAGCACGTGTGAAACGTGGGAGCAGCGCGCGTTGGCCAGCTCTGATTGGATTAATACGCACCAGAGTGGAGAGCGCAGAGACGCGTCAGTGCGCGCAGCTCCTGGAGCGGCTCATCCGCTCGGTTTTCAGCAAAAACTCTCCAGAAACTGTATGGGTGGGTACGTTTATTCCAAAGACAGAAGACACAGTGCTGAGCGTCAAGAAAAACGCCTGTAACGTTGTACTGTCGTCGCAAACAGCAG ACAATGCTATCAATAGAGGATCCCTGCTCTCCTGGCCATTCCGATGCTTATTCTGGACCCAGAGAAGAGGAGCCAGAAATGAGGCCAACAGCAATTCAAATGTTCGTCAAAAAG ATGACACAGGAAGCAGTGAGGAAGGTATTCCTCTGAAAACCAGTCATTCCTGTGCTGCAGCAATTGTGAATGAAGATTCAGGTGAAAAGGATGGCTAA